In Flavobacterium cerinum, one genomic interval encodes:
- a CDS encoding tetratricopeptide repeat protein has protein sequence MRLLKMPLRITKQTGLGVIMLLLLSATAFSQSQDNPELQKMADDDQNARKSENIDWNILSKEDKARRERVFQLFKEEKVKTAKDYLNAGIVFQHGSDTIDSAMAVKSFEKAIQLDETLNKWWYAAAVDRDLMRRGEPQIYGTQFTKKNGPDAKWERYKIDPTKVTDAQRKYYKVETLAEQEEKIRTMNLKSIPSYYNTTKAVDPTIKLIKQEFKRGKESEYNISEESVNTFGYELLQSGKNEDALKIFKLNTELYPKGFNTYDSYGEVLMLTGQTKKAIKAYKKSLELNPENENARTILESKKG, from the coding sequence ATGCGACTATTGAAAATGCCGTTGCGCATCACAAAACAAACGGGTTTAGGGGTAATTATGCTGTTATTATTATCGGCAACTGCTTTTTCACAAAGTCAGGATAACCCGGAATTACAGAAAATGGCTGATGATGATCAAAATGCCCGAAAAAGTGAAAACATCGACTGGAATATTTTAAGTAAAGAAGACAAAGCCAGACGGGAACGGGTATTTCAACTTTTTAAAGAGGAAAAAGTAAAAACAGCTAAAGACTATCTGAATGCCGGAATCGTATTTCAACATGGTAGCGATACAATCGATTCGGCTATGGCTGTTAAAAGTTTTGAAAAAGCCATACAACTTGACGAAACATTAAATAAATGGTGGTATGCTGCAGCTGTCGATCGTGATTTGATGCGTAGAGGCGAACCGCAGATTTACGGTACGCAGTTTACCAAAAAGAACGGACCGGATGCCAAATGGGAACGTTATAAAATCGATCCGACCAAAGTTACCGACGCACAACGTAAATATTATAAAGTGGAAACATTGGCCGAACAGGAAGAAAAGATTAGAACGATGAATCTGAAATCGATACCGTCTTATTATAACACAACTAAGGCTGTCGATCCGACTATCAAACTGATAAAGCAAGAATTTAAAAGAGGAAAAGAATCCGAATACAATATCAGTGAAGAAAGTGTGAATACCTTCGGATACGAATTGTTACAGTCGGGCAAAAATGAAGACGCTTTAAAGATCTTTAAACTGAATACCGAATTATATCCGAAAGGATTTAATACTTACGATAGCTACGGTGAAGTACTAATGTTAACCGGACAAACTAAAAAGGCAATAAAAGCATATAAAAAATCATTGGAATTAAATCCGGAAAATGAAAATGCCCGTACGATTTTAGAAAGCAAGAAAGGATAA
- a CDS encoding helix-turn-helix domain-containing protein: MTTVFETFKPKNPVIAKYVDYYYIDSKPDNIKTEFTCFPHYNNVISLYRAHTRMPDGTMVFDKTVKPLQMFTPIRENVMQVRQLGELHRIVIVFNPLGVEQFYRCNFSGYITDYDFFTASEMQSLFETEDTTVLTDLLDKYLTERHIPFENTILTRSISYIFKHYEDFSIEAMAQELQTSRRHLVRVFKAHFGVSLKKFQQIVLFRKVMEHKLFANNNKSFTALAHEYNFSDQAHLNKVFEKLTQHSPKQFFNKGTLLGEQDTFWHFEK; encoded by the coding sequence ATGACAACAGTTTTTGAAACCTTTAAGCCGAAAAATCCCGTAATAGCAAAATATGTCGATTATTATTACATTGATAGTAAACCGGATAATATAAAAACCGAATTTACCTGTTTTCCGCATTATAATAATGTAATTTCTCTTTATCGGGCGCATACGAGAATGCCAGACGGAACAATGGTTTTCGATAAAACGGTTAAGCCGCTTCAAATGTTTACACCCATCCGGGAAAATGTGATGCAGGTGCGGCAGCTCGGCGAACTGCATCGAATTGTTATTGTGTTTAATCCGTTAGGAGTCGAACAATTTTACCGCTGTAATTTTTCAGGCTATATCACAGATTATGATTTTTTTACGGCAAGTGAAATGCAATCCCTTTTCGAAACCGAAGATACAACCGTATTGACGGATTTACTGGATAAATACCTTACAGAGCGCCATATCCCTTTCGAAAATACGATTTTAACCCGTTCGATTTCTTATATTTTTAAACATTATGAGGATTTTTCAATTGAGGCCATGGCACAGGAACTTCAAACGAGTCGGCGGCATTTGGTACGGGTTTTTAAAGCCCATTTTGGAGTGTCGTTAAAGAAATTTCAGCAAATCGTACTTTTTAGAAAGGTTATGGAGCATAAACTTTTTGCCAATAATAATAAAAGTTTTACTGCATTGGCTCATGAATATAATTTTAGTGATCAGGCACATCTGAATAAAGTATTTGAAAAACTCACACAGCATTCTCCGAAACAATTTTTTAATAAAGGAACGTTATTGGGAGAACAAGATACATTCTGGCATTTTGAAAAATAA
- a CDS encoding DUF1801 domain-containing protein, whose amino-acid sequence MAAIKTKQTEEDVHAFIDTFANTEQKKQDSYALVKIMQDFTGSEPKMWGPSIIGFGRYHYKSERSRQEGDWLLVGFSPRKAAISLYVYMGLEEQKTLLEKFGKFTMGKGCIYVKKLSDIDVEVLKELMDATIKNLEIKYGKLE is encoded by the coding sequence ATGGCTGCGATTAAAACCAAACAAACAGAGGAGGATGTTCATGCCTTTATCGATACTTTTGCGAATACCGAACAGAAAAAACAGGATAGTTATGCCCTTGTAAAAATTATGCAGGATTTTACCGGAAGTGAACCTAAAATGTGGGGACCTTCGATAATCGGTTTTGGGCGCTATCATTATAAATCGGAGAGAAGCCGGCAAGAAGGGGATTGGCTATTGGTTGGTTTTTCGCCGCGAAAAGCAGCTATTTCGCTATATGTTTATATGGGATTGGAAGAACAAAAAACACTCTTGGAAAAATTCGGAAAGTTTACAATGGGAAAAGGCTGTATCTATGTGAAAAAATTATCCGATATTGATGTTGAGGTGTTAAAAGAACTGATGGACGCTACGATAAAAAACCTGGAAATAAAATACGGTAAATTGGAATAA
- a CDS encoding winged helix-turn-helix transcriptional regulator, whose product MEQPIHSQMACNKAIMAVHDAMYVLGGKWKISIIASLLFGKKRYSDILKDVNGISGKMLSRELKEMEVNKLIKRTVISTQPVSVMYELTPYGETVQPVITILAQWGITHRNEVIREI is encoded by the coding sequence ATGGAACAACCGATTCACTCACAAATGGCCTGTAATAAAGCTATTATGGCCGTACACGATGCAATGTATGTACTAGGAGGTAAATGGAAAATTTCGATCATAGCTTCTCTTTTATTCGGAAAAAAACGCTATTCTGATATTTTAAAGGATGTCAACGGTATCTCCGGTAAAATGTTAAGCCGCGAATTAAAAGAGATGGAAGTCAATAAGTTAATTAAGCGAACCGTTATCAGTACGCAACCGGTTAGTGTGATGTACGAGCTCACTCCTTATGGCGAAACGGTTCAGCCGGTTATTACCATTTTGGCACAATGGGGCATTACGCACAGAAATGAGGTAATCCGGGAGATTTAA
- a CDS encoding NAD(P)H-dependent oxidoreductase, with translation MELIESLNWRYATKKFNTEKVAPDTINQIVTAINLSASSTGLQPYRLFVIENQDLKKELGEGSFNTQIANSSHLLVFAAFEKITTEHIDDYMNHISTVRSIPVENLADFRNAIINGILSRSEEVNFQWAARQAYIGLGTGMIAAAELRVDATPMEGFDAEKFDRLLGLPEKGLKSVVTLALGYRDTENDIFATFKKVRLPEDKFATTLV, from the coding sequence ATGGAATTAATTGAAAGCCTTAACTGGCGTTATGCTACTAAAAAATTCAATACTGAAAAAGTAGCTCCGGATACCATCAATCAAATTGTAACCGCCATCAACTTATCGGCTTCTTCCACCGGATTACAGCCTTACCGTTTGTTTGTTATCGAAAACCAGGATCTGAAAAAAGAATTGGGAGAAGGTTCATTTAATACGCAAATTGCCAATTCTTCTCATTTGTTAGTCTTTGCCGCATTCGAGAAAATTACAACGGAACATATCGACGATTATATGAATCATATCTCAACTGTGCGTAGTATTCCGGTAGAAAATCTGGCCGATTTCAGAAACGCGATTATAAACGGCATCCTATCCCGAAGTGAGGAAGTCAACTTTCAATGGGCGGCAAGACAAGCTTATATCGGTTTAGGAACCGGAATGATTGCTGCTGCCGAATTACGGGTAGATGCTACGCCAATGGAAGGTTTTGATGCTGAAAAATTTGATCGTCTATTAGGTTTACCAGAAAAAGGACTGAAAAGTGTTGTGACTTTAGCTTTGGGTTACCGCGATACCGAAAACGATATTTTTGCCACCTTTAAAAAAGTACGCTTACCGGAGGACAAATTTGCTACAACTTTGGTCTAA
- a CDS encoding DUF4256 domain-containing protein, whose product MTKKELTPAEKNELLQTLKTRFEKHTNRHKDIEWLAVVTKLEANPEKIGSLYEMERTGGEPDVVGLDPQTGDYLFYDCAPETPKGRRSICYDREALDSRKEHKPENTALDMAAAMGIEILNETEYRNLQKLGKFDTKTSSWLLTPPPIRKLGGAIFADFRYDTIFIYHNGASSYYAVRGFRGSLRV is encoded by the coding sequence ATGACAAAAAAAGAGTTGACTCCGGCGGAAAAAAACGAATTGCTCCAAACTTTAAAAACCCGTTTTGAAAAACATACAAACCGACATAAAGACATTGAATGGTTGGCTGTAGTTACCAAACTGGAAGCAAATCCGGAAAAAATAGGATCCTTATATGAAATGGAAAGAACAGGCGGAGAACCGGATGTTGTGGGTTTGGATCCGCAAACAGGCGACTATCTTTTTTACGATTGTGCACCGGAAACACCAAAAGGACGGAGAAGTATCTGTTATGATCGCGAAGCACTGGACTCGCGTAAAGAACATAAACCGGAAAACACAGCTCTTGATATGGCAGCCGCTATGGGAATTGAGATTCTGAATGAAACGGAATATCGCAACCTGCAAAAATTAGGAAAATTTGACACCAAAACATCCAGCTGGCTCCTTACACCTCCGCCCATACGAAAACTAGGTGGTGCTATTTTTGCCGATTTCCGTTATGATACTATTTTTATTTATCACAACGGTGCTTCTTCTTATTATGCCGTAAGAGGATTTCGAGGTTCGTTACGCGTTTAA
- a CDS encoding polysaccharide deacetylase family protein, which translates to MLICLSGLLIQAQPVSNYSQYTGYGQLNRETLLILRQFKQNDQLQFLTVNPNTLETRVVPAKTIAAQRLSWEALKKQFSNTPYIKAIQFAQLQSFSLQDAGIIHGYPKEKGITLTIDLCPSHKPLDRQVFTDLFTAFGDIEKPVPVALSLSGHFLLNHIADINWLQQLERENSIRITWINHTYSHFYDPKVPLQDNFLLKPGTNIDREVLQNEIAMLEQGLLPSVFFRFPGLVSDNKVVNIITGYGLIPIGSDAWLAKGQPAISGGIVLIHGNGNEPVGVADFIRLLKTEKNAVLEKQWLLYDLRYSIGSEFKN; encoded by the coding sequence ATGCTAATCTGTCTGTCCGGTTTGCTGATACAGGCACAACCGGTTTCTAATTATTCGCAATACACCGGTTACGGACAACTTAACCGGGAAACCCTTTTAATTTTAAGGCAGTTTAAACAAAACGATCAGCTACAATTTCTGACCGTGAATCCAAACACTTTAGAAACCCGCGTTGTTCCCGCAAAAACAATAGCAGCACAAAGGCTTAGTTGGGAAGCTTTAAAAAAACAATTTAGCAATACACCTTATATCAAAGCCATTCAATTTGCGCAATTGCAGTCTTTTTCGTTACAAGATGCGGGAATTATTCACGGTTATCCGAAAGAAAAAGGAATTACACTCACCATTGATCTTTGTCCGTCTCATAAACCATTAGATCGTCAGGTTTTTACCGATCTGTTTACCGCATTCGGAGACATCGAAAAACCGGTTCCGGTAGCGCTTTCTCTTTCCGGTCATTTTCTGCTCAATCATATCGCTGATATTAACTGGCTACAACAACTGGAACGGGAAAACAGCATCCGAATTACCTGGATCAACCATACCTATAGTCATTTTTATGATCCGAAAGTTCCGTTACAAGACAACTTTCTACTAAAACCCGGCACTAATATTGATCGTGAAGTATTACAAAATGAGATTGCCATGCTGGAACAAGGACTACTTCCTTCCGTATTTTTTCGCTTTCCCGGGTTAGTTTCCGATAATAAAGTTGTAAACATAATAACCGGTTACGGATTAATCCCCATTGGCAGTGATGCCTGGCTTGCCAAAGGACAACCGGCAATTTCCGGCGGTATTGTCCTGATACATGGTAACGGCAATGAACCCGTTGGCGTTGCTGATTTTATACGATTATTGAAAACCGAAAAAAATGCTGTATTAGAAAAACAGTGGTTACTATACGATCTTCGTTATAGTATCGGATCCGAGTTTAAAAATTAG
- a CDS encoding NAD(P)-dependent oxidoreductase has product MKTIKIAVIGGTGKSGKYLVQQLLQKGYSIRLLLRNPEHFEIKSPLIEIVKGDARDYESVFLALQNCDCVLSMLGQPKGESSIFSTATSHIIKAMQQLGLPRYIVTTGLNVNTEIDSKSEKVQIATNWMYEHYPETTNDKQKEYEILSKSELNWTMVRLPLIRQTNDSFPYQTSLTDCSGDFISATDLADFVIREMQEGHFIKKAPFLYNF; this is encoded by the coding sequence ATGAAAACTATAAAAATAGCCGTGATAGGCGGCACCGGTAAATCCGGAAAATATCTGGTACAACAACTACTTCAAAAAGGATATTCCATTAGATTATTACTCCGGAATCCGGAACATTTCGAAATCAAAAGTCCGCTTATTGAAATCGTAAAAGGGGATGCACGGGATTATGAATCGGTATTTTTGGCATTACAAAATTGCGATTGTGTATTGAGTATGTTAGGTCAGCCAAAAGGAGAAAGTTCCATTTTCAGTACTGCTACTTCCCATATTATCAAAGCGATGCAACAACTCGGTTTACCCCGATATATCGTTACTACAGGACTAAATGTCAACACAGAAATAGATTCAAAAAGCGAAAAAGTACAAATCGCAACAAATTGGATGTACGAACATTATCCAGAAACGACAAATGACAAACAAAAAGAATACGAAATACTATCAAAAAGCGAATTAAACTGGACAATGGTTCGGCTTCCGTTAATCCGACAAACAAACGATTCTTTCCCGTATCAGACATCTTTAACCGATTGTTCAGGTGATTTTATCAGTGCTACGGATCTCGCCGACTTTGTTATTCGGGAAATGCAAGAAGGTCATTTTATAAAAAAAGCCCCTTTCCTGTATAATTTCTAA
- a CDS encoding ankyrin repeat domain-containing protein, translated as MKLFRNPKKTESLLEDINYEIQNSKNESAKKRLTEVGINTVDELGRNALIWACSVENMDMITWLVENNANIDHQDRNGYSALHFIALERNEKAAAYLLSKNAQTELKDCHGNTPLWAAVMNAKDDLSVVELLLKNNANLNNVNIANRTPREIAEKILGLEFQKLIKRLNLE; from the coding sequence ATGAAATTATTCCGGAATCCGAAAAAAACAGAATCCCTCTTGGAAGACATCAATTATGAAATCCAAAATTCGAAAAATGAAAGTGCCAAAAAACGCTTAACCGAAGTCGGCATCAACACTGTTGATGAATTGGGGCGAAACGCCTTAATATGGGCTTGCTCTGTTGAAAACATGGACATGATAACCTGGTTGGTTGAAAACAACGCCAATATTGATCATCAGGATCGAAACGGTTATTCCGCGTTGCATTTTATTGCATTGGAACGAAACGAAAAAGCAGCTGCTTATTTGCTATCCAAAAACGCACAAACGGAACTTAAAGATTGTCACGGGAACACGCCCCTTTGGGCCGCTGTGATGAATGCAAAAGATGATCTTTCGGTTGTAGAATTATTATTAAAAAACAATGCGAATCTGAATAATGTAAATATCGCCAATAGAACTCCGAGAGAAATCGCCGAAAAAATATTGGGTCTTGAATTTCAAAAACTCATAAAACGATTAAATCTTGAATAA